The window AGAAGGGTTCTGGGAAGGAGCAGTAATGTCAAGATAAGGCAGAGATCGAGGACGAGGAGCACTTGCAACAGCTTGTCAATGGACTACTTGAATCTTCCAGTCTGTGTACCTAGGATCTCAATCAGCTGTGATTCCTTTGACAGCTACAGCCTGGATTATGGGTCCCTTGACATCGATTATGTGAATGAAGAATTCTCCATCGTATCTGATGATAGTCCCATCAGCAACTCCTCCTCACAATCTTCGGTGAGTATTTATAATCAGAATCACATTTACCAATTCACtgttaggaagaagaagaaaaagaaggtcaATCAACTACTTCATACGAGATATGGCTGGGAAGAGGTGGGTTCAGAATAGTAGATGCCATGTGCACCATTGAGGATTCTCCAGAATGTGCGTTCCAGGGATTACCTCTATTTTGTGTTTCTTTCTAACTAATGGTGAGATAAATTTCTCCTTCCTTTGCAGCCATGTAGGAAGGATGAGATGAAACGACTGAGGCTGGAGCTAAAGCAAACCATGGACTTGTACAGCACAGCATGCAAAGAAGCAatcttagccaaaaaaaaggTTTGATTACATTACATCCTGGTTTATATAAGAATCAAGACTATCAATGGAGCAGTGAACCCAACTCGAGGAATTGAAAAGTTATTATGTCAACCATTTGGGGGTCTAATTCAAAAACTAAAGCTATTTGGTGGAGATAGTCTAATAGTATAAGAATACACATCTAAGGTCCCAGAGAAGAGAACCAATGTGGAACTATACACCTCTCTAACTCAAAACATGTATGATCACATCACATGAGATCTAGGCATCGAAACCTGCAAAAATAAGGTGATAAATTTACCCGACATGTGATTGGACAGTGACCATGAGCTTTAAACTTCTCTAATTTGTATGCATTTTTATTCATATCATATATGTTCATAGTCAATACAAGGAACAGAGGTAAAATATTTAGTCTTGATGTTTGGATTTCAGGTTGAAGAGCTACATCAATGGAAGATGGAAGAAGGTAGGAAAGTTGAAGAAGCCAAGTTTGCTGAAGAAACAGCTCTTGCAATGGCAGAGATGGAAAAAGCAAAGAGAAGAGCAGCCATTGAATCTGCACAATCTGCACGGAAGCTAGCTGAAAAGGAGGCAAGTAGGAGAAGGCGTGCAGAGTTAAAAGCCAAGCGTGAGGCAGAAGAAAAGATGAGAGCGGTAGCTGCATTGCATAACAATGACGTTAGGTATAGAAGATATACTATTGATGAGATCGAAGCTGCCACAAATTCCTTCACAGAATCCCTGAAAATCGGTGAAGGTGGATATGGACCCGTTTACAAAGGCTTGCTGGATCACACGCCTGTTGCTATCAAGGTTCTCAGACCGGATGCGCACCACGGGAAGCAGCAATTCCAACAAGAGGTGCCTGCAAATAGTTGTATATAATATCTTCCTTCTAGCTCTAATCATTCTTGGTTACaagttacccaaaaaaaaatcactcttGGTTACATTTAGTATATCTCCAATTAACTTGTCATTTGGCAAATACAGGTGGCTCTATATGATAGAGGACACTACGATTGAATTCCTGGAGTAATGAGTCTCATCATCAACTCCCATCCCTTCTAGAAAATGTCCAAAATATCCTTCCTTGGCAGTGGCCGTCATCTTCTCACATaggtttttcttattattttctctatCCTAACCTTACAAAGTGGGGCCCTATGTGGACAATACTGTTCTTTGCGCCGCCATTAATGTTCCGCCAGAGAAAGGATACGCTACCACCCTTTCCATCCCTCTCCTCACATGAGATGATATTGCTACCCTCATATTGTCTTATGTAAGAAACTGCTCACTCACACCTCATTGATGGGCTCCCCTATGCCATTTGCTCTAAGAACCCTCTCCCCACCAAATTTTATACAAATTATGGGACCAATTTTCCCATGATGCCAGTGTACTATCGCCCTCTCATATggggtttttttattattatattttctatGGACCTCATGTGAATAATATTGTTCTCTGCACTGCTTTTGGTATGGTGTGGGAGATTTCCCCCACTCTAGTGTTGTGGAAACTCTGtcccaattttcttttataaactATTAATGAGCATGCATGATAATGGTGATGCAGGTAGAGGTATTGAGCAGTATCAGACATCCAAACATGGTTCTACTTTTGGGTGCTTGCCCAGAATTCGGATGCCTAGTATATGAGTACATGGAAAATGGAAGCTTAGAAGACAAACTCTTGCGAAGGGATAACACTCCAACTATCCCATGGAAGATCCGCTTCAGGATTGCTGCAGAAATCGCCACagctcttctcttcctccaccAAAATAAACCAGAGCCCTTCGTGCATAGGGATCTCAAACCTGCAAATATCCTCCTAGACAGCAACTATGTAAGCAAGATCAGTGATGTTGGGCTCGCCCGGCTAGTCCCTCCCTCTGTCGCCAATAGTGTAACACAGTATCGCATGACGAATGCAGCAGGGACCTTCTGTTACATAGACCCTGAGTATCAGAAGACGGGCTTGTTGGGTATCAAATCAGATGTGTATTCCTTGGGGATAATGTTGCTTCAGATCATCACTGCAAAGCCTGCTATGGGTCTCACACATCACGTTGAGAATGCTATTGTGAATGGAACCTTTGAGGAGGTGCTTGACCCAACAGTCCCAGATTGGCCTGTCCAAGAGACTCTGGAGTATGCGAAGGTAGCTATCAAGTGTGCCGAGCTCCGAAGGAAAGACAGACCAGAACTGGGTTCAGAGGTCTTACCTGTTCTGAATCGGCTAAGAAATCTTAGGAGCAAAGCTGAAAGTCGCATAGATACCTCCCAGCCACCCACTTCCAATACCAATTCACTGCCAAACTCAAGATTCTCCAATCAGGTGAGAATCAAATAGGATTAACCtatagaattaaaaaataaataaagttaaacacccccccccccaaccccctcccttttctttttcgtGTGCTATCTATTATAACTCCCTTTTAATTTGGGGGATAACTAAATGCAGTTTAGGAGAGAGCATATATTTCCCTCTCCCACTCATTTAGGATAAGCTTTTATTGTAAAATATTTTACAGGATTTGTTGAAACTAATacaaaagtaaaatattttacaGGATATATTGAAACCAATTGTATAAGGATTCGAatggaaaaaatgttttcctggtaaataatacaagaaaatggaaaacaacaTTCATTTCATATACCAAAGTACTTATGGCATCTTTGATCATTGGTACTTTTAGCAACCTTGGAGGACTTCCTCATTCATGTTCAAATGTACTTCTTAGTCATATCCAATCCCATAGACATGGTCAATATACTTGAATTTCTTACCTTTTAGCAAACCTTCTATTCATATTAATCATGCATGTTTGTCGTAAAAGATAATTCGAATTggttatttatatatatgatttttattttattattttataaataataattatttttcgaTAGATTATTTTACAAGGAAACAATCACAACCTTATGGGAAAACCAAAACAGGGGCCTTAAGGAAAAATAAACAACTATTATATAAGCCATGTTTTAGGCCAAAACATCTTTTATATGTTACTTTGATTATGCATAATCAAGAACTGATAAGGACAATCCTCATGTCAAAATTCAACGTAGATCTGTTCTACAAGAAAATGGAAGCAATCCAAGTCGAAGAAGAGCTGTAGCTGGAGGGGAAAGATTTGTGCCCAGAATGTTTGTTGCATCAATAGAAGGCCGACAGTAGTTGAGGAAACAAATACAAAACAGAGTAAACATAAATGCCCTTCTGCATGTTCATTTTTCTAAGTTTTTAAAGCTTTCCTTTTTGTATCCATTGTTAAGATAAAGAATACGATCTTTTCCTTGAGTACAACATTCAGAAGTTGTGAAAAACAATGTGAACAAGTTTGGATCTATTTGATGCGTCCAGTAAAATTGGTCCAGGCAGTCAGAAGTGCTTCGCAAAGCAGCTGGAGACTCCACTCTTTTGGCCGTTCAGGAACTTAAATTTCATACatccatcttttttttgttttttcttttattgggtTGGGGGAGGGTGTCAACCTGTACCGAAAACTGATACCAATACTGTACCGGATTACCGATATTGAACCTACCGAATTAATTCAATATGGTACCAGTATGGTGTTCTTATGCCAAGACACTATTCGATATGGCATTGGTATGGAATATAACTTAAAAAACACAACATACTATATGAATACAATACCAAATACCGATGCCATATTGAATACTGGTATCGAAAGtcaaaccaaataaatttgGTACAGTATCAGTATGAAATTCCTGTATCGAATCACTATTTGATACAATATCAGTATGGGATATATATAACTTGTATCATATCTATTCTGTAACGAATATCAATACCATACCGAATTGACATCCTTAGGGGGCGGGGGAGGGCGGGTATTCTTTTTGGGTGCTTTTCCTGCCAAAGGCAGTTCAGTTGGGGCTCAGATTTTATGGACTTCTCCGTGTCGCCATTTACTTACGAGATCAGTCTCATGGCTAATGCATAGAACAATGACAATACATGAGTTTGACATTTCAAATAAGAGTTTATGTTTTCCTAA is drawn from Macadamia integrifolia cultivar HAES 741 chromosome 7, SCU_Mint_v3, whole genome shotgun sequence and contains these coding sequences:
- the LOC122083774 gene encoding U-box domain-containing protein 52-like isoform X1; translation: MAKASPLTDDDRVISAINTTVAVAIDTDRNSPYAVRWTIDHLLNSNPHIILIHVSHRFLQNQDLGLNEENPNGYQESIKDILKLFLPYRGYCARKGVQIKEVVLDDFDVSKALVDYLNVHRINNIVVGASTNNSISRNSDVATCLIKSAPDFSTVYVISKGNVQSSRSATRLLPLNSINGNGASPIQSQPTQKAFPQLRAPENSNLDDEVNGRESCRPTGAQRRVLGRSSNVKIRQRSRTRSTCNSLSMDYLNLPVCVPRISISCDSFDSYSLDYGSLDIDYVNEEFSIVSDDSPISNSSSQSSPCRKDEMKRLRLELKQTMDLYSTACKEAILAKKKVEELHQWKMEEGRKVEEAKFAEETALAMAEMEKAKRRAAIESAQSARKLAEKEASRRRRAELKAKREAEEKMRAVAALHNNDVRYRRYTIDEIEAATNSFTESLKIGEGGYGPVYKGLLDHTPVAIKVLRPDAHHGKQQFQQEVEVLSSIRHPNMVLLLGACPEFGCLVYEYMENGSLEDKLLRRDNTPTIPWKIRFRIAAEIATALLFLHQNKPEPFVHRDLKPANILLDSNYVSKISDVGLARLVPPSVANSVTQYRMTNAAGTFCYIDPEYQKTGLLGIKSDVYSLGIMLLQIITAKPAMGLTHHVENAIVNGTFEEVLDPTVPDWPVQETLEYAKVAIKCAELRRKDRPELGSEVLPVLNRLRNLRSKAESRIDTSQPPTSNTNSLPNSRFSNQICSTRKWKQSKSKKSCSWRGKICAQNVCCINRRPTVVEETNTKQSKHKCPSACSFF
- the LOC122083774 gene encoding U-box domain-containing protein 52-like isoform X2; the protein is MAKASPLTDDDRVISAINTTVAVAIDTDRNSPYAVRWTIDHLLNSNPHIILIHVSHRFLQNQDLGLNEENPNGYQESIKDILKLFLPYRGYCARKGVQIKEVVLDDFDVSKALVDYLNVHRINNIVVGASTNNSISRNSDVATCLIKSAPDFSTVYVISKGNVQSSRSATRLLPLNSINGNGASPIQSQPTQKAFPQLRAPENSNLDDEVKESCRPTGAQRRVLGRSSNVKIRQRSRTRSTCNSLSMDYLNLPVCVPRISISCDSFDSYSLDYGSLDIDYVNEEFSIVSDDSPISNSSSQSSPCRKDEMKRLRLELKQTMDLYSTACKEAILAKKKVEELHQWKMEEGRKVEEAKFAEETALAMAEMEKAKRRAAIESAQSARKLAEKEASRRRRAELKAKREAEEKMRAVAALHNNDVRYRRYTIDEIEAATNSFTESLKIGEGGYGPVYKGLLDHTPVAIKVLRPDAHHGKQQFQQEVEVLSSIRHPNMVLLLGACPEFGCLVYEYMENGSLEDKLLRRDNTPTIPWKIRFRIAAEIATALLFLHQNKPEPFVHRDLKPANILLDSNYVSKISDVGLARLVPPSVANSVTQYRMTNAAGTFCYIDPEYQKTGLLGIKSDVYSLGIMLLQIITAKPAMGLTHHVENAIVNGTFEEVLDPTVPDWPVQETLEYAKVAIKCAELRRKDRPELGSEVLPVLNRLRNLRSKAESRIDTSQPPTSNTNSLPNSRFSNQICSTRKWKQSKSKKSCSWRGKICAQNVCCINRRPTVVEETNTKQSKHKCPSACSFF